The sequence TAGGCCTGTCAGGCTTATATTTTATCCTCTTCAGGTTTAAAtggaaaattgagagagagagagagagagagagagagagagagagagagagagagagagagagagagagagagagttatatatatctcaaaatcaagtaaaGAATACCCTAAGAGAGGATTTCTTGAAGAGAGAACTCCAATAAGAGTCTTATTTCTGTAATAAATCCTACATATTGATGTTGGGTATGCCTTTCCCtccgtgtttttttttttttttttactaagaaAATGATTACTAATTAAGTGATTTGCAACCTTTTTAGGAATATAATTATCTGCTCTCTGTTGTGTGGGCTAATGATAAATTTGTTAGAGAAGCCTAAAATATAATAtgtactttttctttattattattttttttatgagagtaGACCACAAACTAAGGAGTCCTATTCTATTCAAAATCTATTATCaactttttttccccaaatgtATAAACATTTCACACGACTTTCATTGAGATAAACCTGTGCATCACACCGACTAGTGACTAGTAATTGTTATATGTTGGATGCATGTTTTTGTATACAATACAAGCCATttaatagcattttttttcatgcattatttgAGCTCTCTTTGTTGTGATTTGAGCTtgaatttcaataattttttttaattgcaataaCAGGTACAcatagttatatattttaaaaatctaatcgttggtttgcatattctttatatttttaacatgcattttaaatttcattcaaatcagatgctaattattattttattcacaaacgtattttttatgcataagactataaaattaaacttaaagttttaacatttgattaatgacatggttattgatttttgattttcttaaaattttgcaaatatcgagaatataataagaaaatgcaatctaatggtgaatttttcaaaattcatattcaataaaaaaagatataaggGAATAAATTTAAAGGGTTTCACTTCGGAGAGAAATTTTATCCTTAAGTTAAATGAGAATCAATGAATGGCATTATGATTGTTCTTTCACCATTTTGCATTATTCTCTAAGCTTTCATTTGACCGATAGAAATATGAgacttttagtttatttgtgtATGTAGTTCTACAAGATAGAAATGCTACAAGATCAAACATATGTTGAAACTAAGATAAAAAGACTTGAAAAACTAGCATATGGTTACAGTCCAGCGGAATCAAGAAGTTTGGTAATTAAAGCCATAACTAACTCCCATGGCCACCAAACCTCCAAGTAACACCCTTAACGAGGACTTCACAGCCGTCCCAGCTGGAATAGAACCTAACCCTCCAAACAATAACAGGGCAAAGCTTACAACCGCTATTATCAACCCTACCCTCACACAATTCTTTACAAACTGTACCCCTAATAATAGCCATACACAAGCTCCCACGAGAAATGAAAATGCTGAGTCTATTGACAATCCATGCcaagggtttgacaatttcTCCTTCTCAGCGTCTAACTCCTCGACTCCCATGTTCTCAATGCTACACTATCTCTTCATTTGTGCCTTATCTATGTAATATTGTGAGCAAGCTGAGATGAACTCTCCTATAGCCATACTACAAGCTCCTGCAACCAACCATGAAACTCCACTAAAGATCACAGTCTTATCTTTTAAGACAGCTCCAATTAAAATCATATAGGATGGAAAGTAAAGCAACGCATCACTGTAACCCAAGATGGTGGTTCTTAGCCATTGTCCCCTTTTGGTGTGGTCTAGGTCTTGAGCTTGATGGGCTGCCATTGAAGAAATGTTGTGGAAAAGCAAAGAAGCTATGATTATACGGAAGAAGGTTATGATAATGAGTCCATGAAGGACACGTTCTCTGGTTGTTTATAACGCAAAATCTAGAGTAGGGATTTAACGTCATCTTTTTGATAACCGGGATTTAACATATGACCATCTTTAGCACTCTttgtaatattaaaattaacaTATTGAGCAACTCATTCTCTAGGAAAGCTTCTAAAAAGAATTGGTCAAAATCcacaatgatttttttatttctaatccTAGTATCGATGACATTTTGTGGGTACTAGCTCGTAGATTAAAAATCGATAACTTAAGTGACACTCTAtgtatttgatgataaataagTACAAAAGTCAActttgcaataaaaaaaaagaagaaggaaaaaacaacATTTAGTCTGCCattgagtttttaatttttaattttcatagagtgttacaacttacaatatGCTATTaattttgtaatcaaacttgttATCCCTAGagttttcttttacttttcctttttctttgtggcatgagagagaatgagagttAGTCAAATTTATTAACGGTGATAGAGGCGGCGCCATGCCTTACTCAGGATGGTCACTTGACCACCCTaacttgattttatttatttattagtattatttatatataccttaaaaaaattgaattttaaactaATATAGGTTGATGACCACCCTAGAAAACAAACTTaaccactctaaaaaaaaaccttgaacaccctaaataaaaatttgacctctccaaaattttggtccattgaagatcaaataaaaaaaaaattgtaaaaaatgttatattcataatattttcacaacttttttacaTTATTGTTACAGgtagacaaaaaagtaatttcagtggtaagattaaattagaaccaataataacttattatttagGAGTTCTCTGTGGCAGCTAGGGTTTCCTACTCTCTACGGTAGCAGTAAGGTTTCCCTTCTTTTCGGAGAAGGAGGTTGAGTCCCCTCTAGTACTTCGATACTAGTAGGGCGGTGAGTAGGTTTTACTTATTATATGCGTTTGTAGTGCTTGTGGGAACTCAGGTATGGAGGATTTAGAAAACAGATGGCAGCATTTGTCACTAACGGAGAGTGAAGAGAGGAAAGTGGACCTGACTAGGAATAAGAAGAATCTGAACTTTGTCTTGGctgcaaaatttttcacaaggaGATCCATCAACATTGAAGCAGTAGCAAGAACCTTCCGTTCGATATGGCGTACTCGAGGTAGTTTTGAGGTGAGTGAGGGGGGTAATAATATTGCACTAATGGCGTTTGAATTGGAAGTTGATTTGGAGAAGGTTCTCCAAGGCGAGCCGTGGGCTTTTGATCGCCATCTCGTGGCTTTTCTAAGGTATGATGGGACAATGCCAGTCCAGAATCTTCGGTTTGAGAAGACGACTTTTTGGGTTCAACTCCACAACCTTCCATTCGCGCTTTTAACGGTGGAGGCAGCCATAAGCATTGGTGAAACAATTGGGACTATTGTTAAATCTAAGGATGTGGGGGAGATGCGAGGAGGTAATTTTATGCGCATTCGCGTGGAGGTGGATATTACAAAACCCTTATGCAGAGGGAGGAAGATCTCTTGGGATGGACAGGGGAATGATTGGGTGGCTTTTATGTATGAACGTTTGCCGAATATTTGTTACTGGTGCGGCCAAGCTTCGCATGATGATAAAGATTGTATTTTATGGCTCAGTAGTAAAGGATCTTTATAGTTGAGTGAGCAGCAATTTGGTCCGTGGTTACGAGCTCCATAATTTAACCCGGCTAGGAAATCCATTGTAGAGGTGAAAGGCAATGAGATAACACGTAAGCCTTCAACTAACACAGGGCAGGTTGGCCGAGACATTGCAGGAAGGGATCAAGCGGGGCTGTTTTAGGGTGCAACAGAGGCGGTGGGTGCTGGGCCGGTTCCGGACTGTGATCAGGAAGGTGGGAGTGCAATGGAGGCTGAACTATACAGACAAGAGCTGGGGAATGAAGGTGAGTCGCTGGCCACGACAGGGAAGGGTGCTTTGATTGGTGCCCAGGACTTTAAGGAGGTTATACGTGATATTGATGAAGCGATCCAATTTGGCATTAAGAGCTCAACCCCTACGGAAGTTAATCCCCATACGTTGCTGGTTCAGGAGGAGAGTCTAGCGGTAGGTGGGGATGCTGCTGAAAGGAATGAAGGGCCGGACTTGGAGTCACAGGAGTTGGAGGTTTTGGGTGATTCGGTATTGGGAATTCCATGCACTAAGAGTCATGCAGTGAGAGACACTAATCTGGATGGGGGTTCAACAGGTGTGACTGAAGGTGGTAGTAAGGGGCTGAGTTCTTTGACTAATAATTTAAAAGGCATGCGTCGCACTCAAGGTAGACCACGAAGTAAAAAGGGTGACCATGTAAGGGCTGGTTTAAAGACTTCAGGCCATGGGAGAGGGCAGAAAGTTGGGGGCTGCATGGCTAGTTCTAGTAATGAGATTGATACTAGTGTGGAAAGTGGGTTAAAGAGAAAAGGAGGTGCTGGTTATATGCATGTTGATACAGAGGAGGGTGGGGAAAAACGTTTGAAAATAGATGAAGTGTCTAGTCATCTAAGTGTTTCAATGGCATTGAATTCAACATCAGCGAAGGTTGCTGAGCAACCCCGCCGGGAGCTATAAGTCTTCTCAGttggaactgtcgggggcttgggaacctccGGACAGTTAAAGCCTTGGAAAAGGCTATTAAGAAGGAAGATCCCATTATTGTCTTCTTGATGGAGACAAAGTCCTGTGAGGAATGGATGGAGAAGGTTAAGAACGAGTGTAATATGAAGCAAAGTTGGGTAGTGCCAAGCAATGGACGGAGTAGGGGTTTAGCTTTATTGTGGAAAgatgaaataaaaattgagcTCTTAACATTTTCTTTGAACCACATTGATGTGTTAGTTTCTAATGGTCAGGGGTTGGGTAGATGGCATTTGACTGGCTTCTATGGCAATCCTGAAACAACTAGGCGACCTGAGTCTTGGGCGAAGTTAAAACATTTGAAGGGGGTGGCAGCCCTTCCATGGCTAGTtattggggattttaatgagcTAACTAGCTTGTCTGAAAAGGAAGGAGGGGGTGGGCGACCTCGACAACAGATGGATAATTTTATTgatgttattaatttttgtgatctaaaaGATATTGGTTTTGTAGGGCCCAGGTTTACTTGGATTTATCAAAAGGCAGATGGTACTCAAATTCGGGAACGATTGGATTGTGCTTTGGCTACGGCGGAATGGTTGGAATTATTTCCAATTGCTAAACTGTACCATCAGTCTACTTCGACTTCTGATCATTCAATGTTACTCCTTCGTATGGTGGCTGGTTCCAAACGTAAGAGGTAGAAGCGAAGTTTTAAGTTTGAATCTATGTGGCTGAAGGAATCCAGTTGTGAGGAAGTGGTGCGGTCTGCATGGGAGGAAGGTGTAATTGCATCTTCGGATTGGGAGCTGAATAGTTGTCTGAAAATTTGCCGTGATAGATTGGAGGCATGGAACAAAGATGTTTTCGGTCATGTTGGAAGAAACATATCAGACTTGCAACGAAGACTCGAGTGGTTGGAATCTCAACCTTCAAATCTGGAGTTGATTCAAGCATTAAAATTTACAAGAGCTTAATTAAATTGTTGGCTAGAAAAGGAGGATACGATGTGGAGACAAAGAGCTAGGCTGAATTGGTTTCAAGGTGGGGATCGTAACACAAGTTTCTTTCATCCTAAAGCTTCATCAAGGCAAAGGAAGAATTTGATAGAAGGGTTAATGGATGCTGATGGCGTTTGGCAAGAGGATGAGGGTAAGATTGaggaggtggtggtggagtATTACAATAATCTTTTCACTTCTAGTAGCCCATCAGACTTTTCAGAGCTTCTCCAAGCTATACAGCCGAAGGTTACTCCCTCTATGAATTAGATGTTGCTCAAGCCTTTTACTGGAGAGGAAGTCAGATTGGCATTAAAGCAAATGCATCCTCTGAAGGCCCCTGGTCCGGACGGGATGCTACCTCTTTTCTTTCAGCACTTTTGGACGACTAGTGGTGAGGTGGTCACTAATACGGTACTCAATTTccttaattttggtatttttcctCCTAATTTCAATGATACTAATATTGTGCTATCCCAAAAGTTAAAGAACCTAAAGTGGTTACAGATTATAGGCCTATTAGCCTATGTAATGTGGTTTACAAAATGGCTTCTAAGGCTATTGCTAATAGACTGAAGAAGATTTTGCCATCTATTATTAGTGATacccaaagtgcttttgtgcATGGAAGGTTAATCACTGATAATGTGATAGTTGCTTTTGAAACTATGCATCACATAAGCTAGAAAAAGGGAGGAAAGAGAGGGGAAATGGCGCTTAAACTCgatatgagtaaggcctatGACCGGGTGGAATGGACTTGCCTTGATAAAATTATGGAGAAATTGGGTTTTGTGGAACATTGGAGAAGGTTAATTATGCGATGTGTGTCCACTGTTTCTTATGCCATTAATATTAATGGGCGTCCTAGAGGCCGTATTATTCCTTCTAGGGGTATCCGACAAGGTGACCCCCTATCACCTTACCTTTTCTTGTTATGTGCAGAAGGTCTTTCAGCTCTCATAAAATCTTCAGTGGAGAATGGCTCTTTGGAGGGTCTTGCTGTTTCTCGTGGTGGTCCAAAGCTTTCTCATCtatttttttgcagatgatagtctgATATTTTGTAAGGCTACTCTAGATAATTGTGAAGCCTTGCAAAGAATATTGGAAGTTTATGAAAGGGCTTCGGGTTAACAATTAAATAGAGCCAAGACGTCTTTGTTCTTTAGTAGCAATACATCACATGAAGTCCAGGAGGAGATAAAGCAAAGGTTTGGTGCCCAAGTTATTAAACAACATGAGAAGTATCTTGGTCTACCATCTCTTGTGGGTCGGAACAAAAGGAGTACTTTTAATGCCATAAAGGATAAGGTGGGGAAGAAATTGGagggttggaaggaaaaattTTTATCAAAGGCGGGTAAGGAGATTCTTATTAAGGCAGTGGCTCAGGCTATCCCTACATACACCATGAGTTGCTTTAAAATACCGGATGCCCTTTGTGAGGATCTGACAAGTATGATTCGTAACTTCTGGTGGGGACAAAGgaagaatgagaaaaagatAGCTTGGCTTAGTTGGGAGAAGATGTGTGAACTGAAGGCCAATGGTGGTATGGGGTTCAAAAAGCTGCAACAATTCAATTTGGCTCTTCTTGCTAAGCAAGGATGGAGACTCCAAACGGATCACAACTCTCTAATGTACAAGGTTTTAAAGGCTAAATATTTCCCACGTTGTGACTTTGTTGAAGCAAAAATTGGTTGTAATCCTTCTTACACTTGGCGAAGTATTATAGCTGCGCAAAATATAGTTAAGGATGGTATGAGGTGGAGGGTAGGGAATGGAGAGCGGATTCGGGTGTGGGAGGATAAATGGTTGCCTTTATCTTCCACGTATAAGGTGGTGTCTCCTAATTTGTTTCTGAATGGGAACACTCAGGTTAGTGACCTCATTGATTCATCAAGTGCTAGTTAGAAAGTCTTTGCCATTGATGTTTTGTTCTTGCCTCATGAAGCTGAATTGATAAAGAGCATTCCATTAAGTTCTAGGCTGCCTAAGGACAAACTGATCTGGGCCTTGTCTCCTAATGGCCAATTCAGTGTTCGAAGTGCTTATTCTTTGGCTGTGTCCATCTCCCAAGCCATAGGAAGAGGTGCTAGTTCGGATGCTGGTCTGGTTAGAAGGTTTTGGAAGAAAGTTTGGAGTCTACCGGTTCCACATAAGACACGTCACTTTGTATGGAGGGCTTGCCGTGAGGCTCTTCCTACAAAGGTCAATCTTGCTAGACGGAAAGTGGTGCTAGATGACACTTGTGATGCATGTGGGTTGATGGCTGAGTCTACAGGTCACGTGTTATGGGACTGTGTCAAGGCTCAAGAGGCGTGGTCATGCTCAAAGCTGGTGGGCTTGGCGGATCAGCTTGACTGTTGTTCTTTTATGGACCTGCTGTGGAAAATGATTATTCTGGATTGGGTTGAAGAGGATAAGGTGGCTAGGATGGTTACCATAGCTTGGGCATTGTGGTTTCATCGGAATGAGGTTAGACTCGGCGGTGCAAGGAAGGCTGGCAAGGATGTGGTGAGGTGGGCGACACAATATTTGGAGGAGTACTGGACAGCGAATGAGTGTGGGAGGTCTGTACCAGTAGTAATGGAGAGGACTGGATCTTGGCTTCCTCCTCGAGCAAATTGGTTCAAGATCAATGTGGATGGGGCTGTGTTTGCATCTCAGAAGGCAGTGGGCTTGGGTGTTATAATTAGGGATGATAGAGGACGAGTAGAGGCAGCAATGAGTAAGAAGGTTTTGGCTCCGTTGGGTGCGTTGGAGTCAGAGGCCAAAGCGTTTGAAGCTGGGTTGCTCCTTGCGAGGGACATTGGTATCCAAGATGTTATTTTGGAGGGTGATTCATTGGTCATCTACAATGCTCTTTGTGAAGTTTCCTTACCACCTTCATCAGTAGCTTCGATTGTGGATGGGATGCGGGATTTATGTAAGGTCTTTAGGCGGTGGCTTCAATTTTCTCATGTAAAAAGAAAGGGCAATAGACCAGCCCATTTATTAGCTAAGTATGCGGGAGGCATAGATGATTTTATTGTATGGATGGAAGAGAATCCTTGCTTTCTTGAGCAAGCTCTTTCACATGATGTTCTTTCTTAACTATTTTGAAtaaagttttcagtttcctatcaaaaaaaaaaaaaaaaaaaacttattatttagactttgttgagaaaatgttacTAAAAGTTTATAGATGTAGCATTCATCAAAAATTGCCCAAAGAAACAAATTAGCCTAAAAGCCcaaattaaatgtttaattatgattttttaaattgtgttttctaaaggcatattttaaaatcactatttttttcaaacGCACATTTTCAAATAGTTAGTTTATTAATTCTTGCTTTAATCTTTAGTTAAGTTTGTTAGACTTATGTGATACATTTTGTACATATGTGTAGGGCCCTTGGGCCCAAGGGTTCATTATTTACCCGtatattgggcctgtggcccaagcCGAGAACAAGGATCTGCTCGAGGAGGAGAAGTCTTTGTCAAAGGAGACTATGTTAATGAATAAAAAGGTGGGATTTGGTCATAATAGCTCAAAAGAGTATGCCGAGGATGAAGGCGTCCTCGGCTAGACAAAGCCGAGGTCCTAAGAGATGGTTTATCAGCAAGAGTGATGATCCCGAAAATTCAGTTGGAGCGGACAAGCATTACAGAGACCTCAGATAAGGAGGAGTTCCAAAATATCTTAGGTGAAAGCTGCTgtctccacattaaatgcactacagctaACTCTTTGACAGCGTTAATGTAGAAGTAATGCCTGAACAGTAGATTTCAGCCTTATAGCTACTATATAAGGATTTATGGGGAGTgttaatgggacaagtatccaaaCCAACTGTCTAGAATGcacgtggaaggtggagatgaaaaggaaagacaatatgaaatgagaaggagtgagtgagaaaggggatcgaaaaaaggaggaaagaaaCATTGTAGCAATTGAGAATTAAACCTGTAACGTTACCTAAGAGCATTATATAAAAACCAATGTCCTTGGACCTTGCCAAGGACGTTTTTCTTTAGCATACACTCgtgtattttcatttttttgacaTCAAACCTACCTAACTTGTTGTTTGGCTAACTAAAACCCagtttttttaacatattttctacaaattcattattttgggctttttgggcctaagtctaTTCATACTTTGGGCTTGGATCTCAAATCTAGTCCCTGCAATATGCATATATACTAAAATAATGCTTGGATACAATATTGAACAATATAATGGTTGAATGCCTAAGTTGAATATGTTGATTGAATTTATAGTTTATCTTTTATTCCTTTGCTAGCACTATGGACAAATTTCTTATAAAGAAATTACTTATATTACAAGATTCATCTTGTAAGCAATTTCgtatatttatttgaataattttcttttacatctTAGGCTATAAGAAAATGTcttatattttcatattaatgatgatgaaataaaaataatatatttataaagaggct is a genomic window of Quercus lobata isolate SW786 chromosome 2, ValleyOak3.0 Primary Assembly, whole genome shotgun sequence containing:
- the LOC115973999 gene encoding uncharacterized protein LOC115973999, with the translated sequence MEDLENRWQHLSLTESEERKVDLTRNKKNLNFVLAAKFFTRRSINIEAVARTFRSIWRTRGSFEVSEGGNNIALMAFELEVDLEKVLQGEPWAFDRHLVAFLRYDGTMPVQNLRFEKTTFWVQLHNLPFALLTVEAAISIGETIGTIVKSKDVGEMRGGNFMRIRVEVDITKPLCRGRKISWDGQGNDWVAFMYERLPNICYWCGQASHDDKDCILWLSSKGSL